GCTGGCCCGCAACTCAAAGGTGCAAGAGGTCAAGGGCCTCAACAGTCAAGACCTCCAGCACCTGCCCCCAGGCGCCATCGTGGTGTGGAACCGCGGCAACGGGCACGAGCACGGCCACATCTCCATCGCCACGGGCGACGGTCGTGAGGCAAGCGACGTCATGCGCCGTCAGATCACGAACTACGGAACCTCGTTCCGCGTCTTCCTGCCCAACGACCATGGCGGTGGCAATGTGGGCGCGCACCAGGCAACAGGGGGCGGCGCGCACCACGCGACGGGCGGTGGCGGGCGCCACTGAGCGCCACACGCCTCGTCTCCAGACCCGAGCCACAGGCCGCCCCGGCGGCCTGTGCTCTTTCCGTGGGAACGCGCCCCGCCGCGCAGGTCCATTGACACCCCTTCAACCCGAGGCTATGATCCTTCAGAAGCGATGCGAAAGACGTTCCCGCGACAAACCCGATGATCCAAGAGAAACAGATCTTCTACGCCTACCTGCAGAAGAAGGGGCTGAAGCGCACCGCGCAGCGTGACGCGGTGCTCGAGCTCTTCCTTGCCAGCCACGATCACCAGTCCGCGGAAGCGGTCTACCACAAGGTGCGCGAGGCCCATCCCGGGATCGGCTACAGCACAGTCTACCGCACCCTCAAGCTGCTCAAGGAGTGCGAGCTGGCCCGCGAGGTCTACTTCGCTGATGGGCGCATGTACTTCGAGCACCACTTCGAGCAGCCCCATCACGATCACATGGTCTGCACCGCCTGCGGGCACACCATCGAGTTCTACAACGCCACCA
This genomic stretch from Pseudomonadota bacterium harbors:
- a CDS encoding transcriptional repressor; amino-acid sequence: MIQEKQIFYAYLQKKGLKRTAQRDAVLELFLASHDHQSAEAVYHKVREAHPGIGYSTVYRTLKLLKECELAREVYFADGRMYFEHHFEQPHHDHMVCTACGHTIEFYNATIEALQDQVAAENRFTPTRHTMVIFGICETCSRGGKSVE